One stretch of Oncorhynchus clarkii lewisi isolate Uvic-CL-2024 chromosome 3, UVic_Ocla_1.0, whole genome shotgun sequence DNA includes these proteins:
- the LOC139400049 gene encoding methyl-CpG-binding domain protein 5-like translates to MNRTKKEGLCAEGKQPPAEVPIGWQRRITHSGVVYISPSGLVLACLEQVKSYLLTDGTCKCGLECPLIIHKIFNFDTGAAVKQRTVEDARADANVTKLCIHKRKVITVATLRRSMESPHPALASVGTGTAAMGPLSHQAIRNNMHNGPPNSVALDGRNPNKTGMSVSGQQYYNHELDSPPQRDLYLGYSRTRLGGSEHSSQQRSPYHSRHSVLLSPSSSNSCCSQHYGDRAPSPRTEPLGSPDPNMLGFHGACSPGSVHMNGDRFTHLSPPSILHHGSPSASQPSCAMSGRTNVPNSPAVNAKSLNLQPSCSFPHDFQHKPQPACHPQSHFSLSQLPPCILQKKQVTSEKDPLGILDPIPSKAPSQGPLVLNISGLQHNAQSQVPPMNVNIPPASVPLPSNLPLPTGKSGPVGHGHRVQHHPNLSSASSSPIMSPAHMAGPVLAKVESPHRSRCLSSSSEHGSFAHPTRGLQVPCGGSKPLPRSSQASSGSPRPAMPQGSAYKMDKLHHLNDTPNQLPGGMNICLSRHPNSMYRPAPGSDSIIQKNHSVGMPLNQMLDQQNPASFPASSLLSAAAKAQLVNQNKHTDSTLGAGAEARSGSNLGHPGLVGGGRGGNLDGHSTLNQRYLPNPGPLASEFQSGRAALRDKLMGMVQQREANRKRKLSSDGSSGGINNDRAFDVLKHPMGGSRSSSSSFPETLRRMLQQGCLPPNTSMAQLLQSMSHQSAHNGPSHVGQSPAKSGKSPFLEEALPQMSTLQQSLQGHQIQGRAKIRGFQNMNSDGQISGQDLNMEQFNRPINQMQDPTLTGNFGVLGYNGGQHAAMGSMQGNPNPHQQQQFGLYQKPSQAQGNPHFRGRAGLPPMMSNGGVQALSESGEVSSSLSCELRQAREESLQSLIRNSQAHTLQQQRLQPLVQGQHQGLTQGPGQHYMQGQQQHRFQCQGSHPDAPLPDDASSNPMNSLLQSFQVDLPETIPLPNRTMMSRPGVMSMSQPGAPCHQKGHQEYQAAEDLPGGGGEVIDTIHRAAMGTASKSAFNVITSTGASGTFAASVVGEPVDLSHAVNSVIHGPLRSYQEPVLEPRHQPKVGRPRKKTPERNNSFSPVAMEAPARFRSPRHGAQRRQWDGQAEGQEKAGLWRNDELLQPLSLAQSRNGTYPERPKSQAQVHFGPQDQTTLHFPSDLYAHMNGNGRVLTSGRLHSRHPSLSPGSSSVPTEGLFTKDYSHYNEHLNGQLNGNHYNGHYNGHLNGSLSGEEDLRPGDSPSSSEGLPLHHRPRTPAHYPGDLLWGQGKGFPPWPGKIGSEGHMYSPGMVNDMQGKVESEKFQRTLTEDLDTLHKANKITRNGRKWNNHLEAAIQEAMCELDKMTGNISQRDRQVKTTKPKRRKISR, encoded by the exons ATGAACAGAACCAAGAAGGAGGGGCTGTGTGCTGAGGGGAAGCAGCCCCCGGCTGAAGTCCCTATAGGTTGGCAGCGCAGAATCACCCACAGCGGGGTTGTCTACATAAG TCCCAGTGGCTTAGTCCTAGCCTGTCTGGAGCAGGTGAAGAGCTACCTGCTGACTGATGGCACCTGTAAGTGTGGCCTGGAGTGTCCTCTCATCATTCATAAG ATATTCAACTTTGACACCGGGGCGGCTGTCAAGCAGAGGACTGTTGAGGATGCCAGAGCCGATGCTAATGTCACCAAGCTGTGTATCCACAAGAGGAAGGTCATCACCGTGGCAACCCTGCGCAGGAGCATGGAGTCACCACACCCCGCTCTGGCCAGTGTTGGCACTG GCACTGCAGCTATGGGTCCTTTGAGTCATCAAGCAATAAGGAACAATATGCACAATGGTCCACCCAACTCTGTGGCTCTTGATGGCAGGAATCCcaacaagacaggaatgtcagtttcTGGTCAACAGTACTATAACCATGAACTGGATTCTCCCCCTCAGAGGGATCTGTACTTGGGGTACAGCAGGACAAGGCTGGGGGGAAGCGAACACAGTAGCCAACAACGGTCACCCTATCACAGCCGCCACAGTGTCCTGCTCAGCCCCTCCTCCTCCAATTCATGTTGCTCACAGCATTATGGTGATAGGGCTCCCTCCCCAAGGACTGAACCTCTGGGGAGTCCTGACCCCAATATGCTTGGTTTTCATGGAGCTTGCAGCCCAGGCTCTGTCCATATGAACGGTGATCGTTTTACCCATCTCTCACCACCCAGTATCCTGCACCACGGCTCGCCTTCGGCCTCCCAGCCCTCGTGTGCCATGTCAGGAAGGACTAATGTACCAAATTCCCCTGCCGTCAATGCCAAAAGCCTCAATTTGCAGCCCTCCTGCAGCTTCCCCCACGACTTTCAACACAAGCCCCAGCCTGCATGCCACCCACAGTCGCACTTTTCCCTGTCTCAGCTCCCTCCCTGCATCCTGCAGAAAAAGCAGGTGACCTCTGAGAAGGACCCTCTTGGTATCCTGGACCCAATTCCAAGCAAGGCTCCTAGCCAGGGTCCCTTAGTGCTAAACATATCTGGCCTCCAACACAATGCCCAATCTCAGGTACCACCAATGAATGTAAACATCCCCCCTGCCAGTGTCCCTTTGCCCAGCAACCTGCCCTTGCCAACTGGGAAGTCTGGACCTGTTGGGCATGGCCATAGGGTCCAGCACCACCCTAACCTGTCATCCGCCTCATCCTCACCTATCATGTCCCCAGCACATATGGCTGGGCCTGTCCTCGCCAAGGTGGAGTCACCCCACCGCTCACGTTGCTTATCCAGTTCTTCTGAACATGGTAGCTTCGCTCACCCCACAAGGGGGCTCCAGGTTCCTTGTGGGGGTTCAAAGCCACTTCCCCGGTCCTCTCAGGCCTCCTCGGGGTCCCCTCGACCTGCAATGCCACAAGGTTCTGCATATAAGATGGACAAACTCCATCACTTGAACGATACCCCCAACCAACTGCCAGGGGGGATGAACATTTGTCTAAGCAGGCATCCCAACTCCATGTACCGTCCAGCTCCCGGATCTGATAGTATCATTCAAAAGAATCACTCGGTAGGAATGCCCCTTAACCAGATGTTAGATCAGCAGAATCCTGCTTCCTTCCCAGCAAGTAGTCTACTTTCAGCAGCAGCGAAAGCACAGCTAGTTAATCAAAACAAACATACCGACAGCACATTGGGTGCAGGCGCAGAGGCTCGCAGTGGCAGCAATTTGGGACACCCAGGGCTAGTTGGTGGAGGAAGAGGTGGGAACCTAGATGGACACAGCACTTTAAACCAGAGATATCTACCTAATCCTGGGCCGTTGGCGAGCGAATTTCAAAGCGGAAGAGCAGCACTAAGAGACAAACTCATGGGTATGGTTCAGCAAAGAGAGGCAAATCGCAAGCGCAAACTGTCCAGTGATGGCAGCAGTGGTGGCATCAACAATGACAGGGCTTTCGACGTGCTCAAGCATCCAATGGGTGGCTCTAGATCTAGTTCATCTAGCTTTCCAGAGACTTTGAGGAGAATGTTGCAGCAGGGTTGTTTGCCCCCAAACACCTCCATGGCCCAGCTACTCCAGTCCATGAGCCACCAAAGTGCCCACAATGGGCCAAGCCACGTGGGCCAAAGCCCGGCCAAATCTGGCAAATCTCCCTTCTTGGAGGAAGCTTTGCCTCAGATGTCGACTTTGCAGCAGAGCTTGCAGGGGCATCAAATCCAGGGCAGAGCGAAGATCCGTGGCTTCCAGAACATGAACAGTGATGGTCAGATTTCAGGCCAGGATCTAAACATGGAGCAGTTCAACAGGCCAATAAATCAAATGCAGGACCCCACCTTAACTGGAAACTTTGGGGTGTTGGGTTACAATGGTGGACAACATGCAGCCATGGGGTCGATGCAGGGAAACCCAAACCCTCACCAGCAGCAGCAGTTTGGACTTTATCAGAAACCATCCCAGGCGCAAGGCAACCCCCACTTCAGAGGCAGGGCAGGATTGCCTCCCATGATGTCCAATGGCGGGGTCCAAGCCCTCTCTGAGTCAG GTGAGGTCAGTAGTTCTCTGAGCTGTGAGCTGAGGCAGGCCCGAGAGGAGAGTCTTCAATCTCTCATCAGGAACAGCCAGGCCCATACACTGCAACAACAGAGACTGCAACCACTTGTTCAGGGCCAACATCAGGGTCTGAcccagggtcctggtcagcactACATGCAGGGCCAGCAGCAGCATAGATTCCAGTGCCAAGGCTCCCACCCTGATGCCCCTCTCCCTGATGATGCCTCCTCCAACCCCATGAACAGCCTCCTTCAGAGCTTCCAG GTGGATTTGCCTGAGACGATTCCACTGCCAAACAGAACTATGATGAGTCGACCGGGGGTGATGTCCATGTCCCAACCCGGTGCCCCTTGTCACCAGAAGGGTCATCAAGAATACCAGGCTGCCGAGGACCTTCCAGGTGGTGGGGGAGAAGTTATTGATACCATCCACAGGGCAGCGATGGGCACAGCCAGCAAGAGCGCGTTTAATGTCATCACATCAACTGGTGCTAGCGGTACCTTCGCTGCTTCTGTTGTCGGCGAGCCTGTCGACCTCTCCCATGCGGTTAACTCTGTCATTCATGGCCCCCTTCGCTCATATCAGGAGCCAGTGCTAGAGCCCCGACACCAACCCAAGGTGGGTCGGCCACGCAAGAAGACCCCTGAAAGGAACAACAGCTTCTCTCCTGTTGCTATGGAAGCTCCTGCCAGATTCCGCTCGCCGCGACACGGAGCCCAGAGAAGACAATGGGATGGGCAGGCAGAGGGCCAGGAGAAGGCTGGTCTGTGGCGTAATGACGAGCTCCTCCAACCGCTTTCCTTAGCCCAGAGCAGAAACGGCACCTACCCAGAGAGGCCCAAAAGTCAGGCCCAGGTCCACTTTGGCCCTCAGGACCAAACAACACTGCACTTCCCCAGTGACTTGTATGCCCATATGAACGGCAACGGTAGGGTCCTCACCTCGGGAAGACTACATTCCAGACACCCCAGCCTGTCCCCTGGTTCTTCCTCTGTCCCAACAGAGGGCCTTTTTACCAAGGATTACAGCCACTACAACGAACATCTGAACGGCCAACTCAATGGGAACCACTATAATGGGCATTACAATGGGCACCTGAACGGGAGCCTGAGCGGCGAGGAAGACCTGAGGCCTGGGGACTCTCCCTCCTCCAGTGAGGGGCTCCCGCTCCACCACAGGCCCAGAACTCCGGCCCACTACCCGGGGGATCTACTCTGGGGCCAGGGCAAAGGCTTCCCTCCATGGCCAGGCAAGATTGGGAGCGAGGGGCACATGTACTCCCCTGGGATGGTGAATGACATGCAGGGAAAG GTAGAGTCAGAGAAGTTCCAGAGGACACTAACAGAGGATCTGGACACACTACATAAAGCAAACAAGATAACTAGAAA TGGTCGAAAATGGAATAACCACCTAGAGGCTGCTATACAGGAGGCTATGTGTGAGCTGGATAAGATGACAGGCAAT atatcacagagagacagacaagtcAAGACCACTAAACCCAAGAGGAGGAAGATCTCCAGATGA